One region of Clostridiales bacterium genomic DNA includes:
- a CDS encoding DUF1538 domain-containing protein, with protein sequence MNEKLKEKVKESLSSVLPITLIVLVLSVTLVPMEIGTLALFLTGAVLLIVGMGFFQLGAEMSMTPLGEGVGKTLAKREKVLLVVLVAFALGTIITIAEPDLQVLANQVASIPNNVLIWTVAVGVGVFLALAVLRILFRVSLAKCLLAAYALLFVLTLFSPKEFLAVAFDAGGVTTGPITVPFIMALGVGVSAIRSTQGHDDDSFGLVALCSIGPILMVLLLGIFYHPTDAAYSAVEIAPVVTTRDVARQFALGFPGYAEEVLLSILPIVAVFVLFQLLTRCYRRRQLLRTGVGFLYTVIGLILFLTGVNVGFTPVGNLLGSGLAGSAYRWVLIPIGALIGYYIVKAEPAVQVLNKQVEDVTGGTVSQSMMNTALSIGVACAVMLSMVRVLTGISIYWILVPGYALALILARFVPSVFVGIAFDSGGVASGPMTSTFLLPLAMGACTALGGNVVTDAFGVVALVALAPPVAIQIMGVLYVHRSKAVAQNKADLLSDDGVIDLEDEEI encoded by the coding sequence ATGAATGAAAAGCTGAAAGAAAAAGTCAAGGAATCTCTCTCGAGCGTGCTGCCCATCACCCTGATCGTGCTGGTGCTGAGCGTCACGCTCGTCCCGATGGAGATCGGCACGCTGGCGCTGTTTCTGACCGGCGCCGTGCTGCTGATCGTCGGCATGGGGTTTTTCCAGCTCGGCGCCGAGATGTCCATGACGCCGCTCGGCGAGGGCGTCGGCAAGACGCTGGCCAAGCGCGAAAAGGTGCTGCTGGTCGTACTCGTGGCGTTCGCGCTCGGGACGATCATCACCATCGCGGAGCCGGACCTGCAGGTGCTGGCAAACCAGGTCGCGTCGATCCCGAACAATGTGCTCATCTGGACGGTCGCCGTCGGCGTGGGCGTCTTTCTGGCGCTGGCCGTGCTGCGCATTTTGTTTCGCGTCTCGCTGGCAAAATGTCTGCTGGCCGCGTATGCGCTGCTGTTTGTGCTGACGCTGTTTTCCCCGAAGGAATTTCTCGCCGTCGCGTTCGATGCCGGCGGCGTCACGACCGGGCCCATCACCGTGCCGTTTATCATGGCGCTGGGCGTCGGCGTGTCGGCCATCCGCAGCACGCAGGGACACGACGACGACAGCTTCGGTCTCGTCGCGCTGTGCAGCATCGGGCCGATTTTGATGGTGCTGCTGCTCGGCATCTTCTACCACCCGACGGACGCGGCCTACTCCGCTGTGGAGATCGCGCCGGTCGTGACGACGCGCGACGTGGCGCGGCAGTTCGCGCTCGGCTTCCCGGGCTATGCCGAGGAAGTGCTGCTGAGCATCCTGCCGATCGTGGCGGTGTTCGTGCTGTTTCAGCTGCTGACGCGCTGCTACCGGCGGCGGCAGCTGCTGCGTACGGGCGTCGGCTTTCTGTACACGGTCATCGGCCTGATCCTGTTTCTGACCGGTGTGAACGTCGGCTTCACGCCCGTGGGCAACCTGCTCGGTTCGGGTCTGGCCGGCAGCGCGTACCGCTGGGTGCTCATCCCGATCGGCGCGCTCATCGGCTACTACATCGTCAAGGCCGAGCCCGCCGTGCAGGTGCTCAACAAGCAGGTCGAGGACGTCACCGGCGGCACCGTGTCACAGAGCATGATGAACACGGCGCTGTCCATCGGCGTCGCCTGCGCGGTGATGCTGTCCATGGTGCGTGTGCTGACCGGCATCAGCATCTACTGGATCCTCGTGCCCGGCTACGCGCTCGCGCTCATCCTCGCGCGGTTCGTGCCGTCCGTGTTCGTGGGCATCGCCTTCGACTCCGGCGGCGTCGCAAGCGGGCCCATGACCTCCACCTTCCTGCTGCCGCTGGCCATGGGCGCGTGCACCGCGCTCGGCGGCAACGTCGTCACGGACGCCTTCGGCGTCGTAGCGCTCGTCGCGCTCGCCCCGCCGGTGGCGATCCAGATCATGGGCGTTCTTTATGTACATAGATCCAAAGCCGTGGCACAAAACAAAGCTGACCTGCTGTCCGATGACGGCGTCATCGACCTGGAGGACGAAGAGATATGA